The Candidatus Poribacteria bacterium sequence AACCCATTCCCACTTTTTGGGCACCTTGACCGGGAAAGAGAAAAGCAAGCGCGTCTTTTAGCGAGGATTCGATCATATCAGACATAAACCCTAAATTTCTGGTTTGTTTAGATTTTCGCTCATGTTAAGAAATCGTACAACAGAAACCGAGTTTTCAAGAAAAAACTCGGTTTCTCCTACTGCTTCGCACTTTCTTTTTATATGAGCCTAGATCTTAATCAGAGTGCTTCCCCATGTCAGGCCGGCACCAAATGTAACTAGTAATACTAAGTCATCCGGTTTAACCCGTCCGGACCGGAGGGCTTCGTCAAGCGCAACGATTGTAGTGGCGGCAGAGGTGTTTCCGTACTTGTCAACATTGATATACACTTTTTCTGGGTCAATCCCAATCCGCTCTCCCACGGCTTCGATGATGCGGATATTCGCCTGATGCGGGATAAGTAGATCTATATCATCAACAGTCAGTCCTGCCATGTCCAACGCCCGTTGAGCGGCTTCTGGCATAATACGGGTACCCAGCTTGAACACCTCTCGTCCACGCATCTTGATCGAATGCATTCTGTCATCAATGGTCTCATGGCTTGCCGGAAGGCGTGTACCGCCTGCGGGCATCCCTAACAGATCTGTATCGGCATAATCGCCATCAGATCCGATATAAGATGCCAGAATTCCTTTTTCCTCATCTGTTCCCTGCACGATTGCAGCACCTGCCGCATCTCCGAACAAAACACAGGTATTCCGGTCTTCCCAATCGAGAATTTTATTAAAAACCTCTCCACCGACAACTAGAATCGTTTGATAACGTCCGGACCGAATCATACCGTCAGCAAGGTCAAGTCCATAGATAAACCCTGCACAAGCTGCCGAGAGATCAAAGGCACAAGCGTTTTTAGCACCGATGCCTTGCTGCACATAACATGCAGTTGAAGGAAAAAATGTATCAGGGGTCGCAGTACCAACAATGACCATCTCAACGTCAAGCGGATCAATATCGGCGGCTTTAATAGCTTGGCGACTAGCTCGAACACATAAATCCGAGGTTGCCATATCAGGTTCCGCAATGCGTCGCTCTACAATGCCAGTTCGCTGTCGAATCCATTCATCGCTAGTATCGACCAGTTTTTC is a genomic window containing:
- a CDS encoding ketoacyl-ACP synthase III; this translates as MARHTAITGTGSYLPEGVLTNLDLEKLVDTSDEWIRQRTGIVERRIAEPDMATSDLCVRASRQAIKAADIDPLDVEMVIVGTATPDTFFPSTACYVQQGIGAKNACAFDLSAACAGFIYGLDLADGMIRSGRYQTILVVGGEVFNKILDWEDRNTCVLFGDAAGAAIVQGTDEEKGILASYIGSDGDYADTDLLGMPAGGTRLPASHETIDDRMHSIKMRGREVFKLGTRIMPEAAQRALDMAGLTVDDIDLLIPHQANIRIIEAVGERIGIDPEKVYINVDKYGNTSAATTIVALDEALRSGRVKPDDLVLLVTFGAGLTWGSTLIKI